The following proteins are encoded in a genomic region of Sorangiineae bacterium MSr12523:
- a CDS encoding ATP-grasp domain-containing protein has translation MRHFTFIESNTTGTGRLAVRQILERGDALTFVTRQSDKYPFLREPHARLRVLDVETNDLDATHAAVEKVHRREPIDALLTFSTFYVPLVARVASRLGLSYLNPEAATLCHEKHAMRERMRQTGLPHPEFWLLASEIEAETLAPSLPYPVIVKPTAESSSNGVVRVENAQALLEHYRTLSARKENERGQRVDGLVLVEGLIQGPEFSVETFTFPDRGTGRRTTVVGITEKHLSPPPFFVEMGHDFPAAIDAEARASLEEATLAALDAVGFDFGPAHTELRLSAQGPVVIEINPRLAGGMIPELVRLATGIDLLNAVLELPFGLTDLPAASRNDVASIRFITSRESGTLASVRGLDRAREFDTVCEVAVEKKTGAPVRPATSALDRLGYVIGRGGQRARVVAEVEEALRGIELDLGPR, from the coding sequence ATGAGACACTTCACTTTCATCGAAAGCAACACGACCGGCACTGGACGTCTGGCGGTCCGGCAGATCCTCGAACGGGGCGACGCACTCACGTTCGTTACTCGTCAATCGGACAAATATCCGTTTCTGCGAGAACCTCACGCGCGACTTCGCGTGCTCGATGTCGAAACCAACGATTTGGACGCCACGCACGCGGCCGTCGAGAAGGTGCATCGGCGAGAGCCCATCGACGCCCTGCTGACGTTTTCCACCTTTTATGTGCCGCTGGTGGCGCGAGTTGCCTCGAGACTCGGCCTCTCTTATTTGAATCCCGAGGCGGCCACGCTCTGCCACGAAAAGCACGCCATGCGCGAACGGATGCGCCAAACGGGGCTGCCGCACCCTGAATTTTGGCTGCTCGCGTCCGAGATCGAGGCCGAGACGCTGGCGCCCTCCCTGCCCTATCCCGTGATCGTCAAACCAACGGCGGAAAGCAGCAGCAACGGCGTGGTGAGGGTCGAGAACGCCCAGGCATTGCTCGAGCATTACCGCACCCTCTCCGCGCGCAAGGAAAACGAACGAGGCCAGCGGGTCGACGGTTTGGTCCTGGTGGAAGGCTTGATCCAGGGGCCGGAGTTCAGCGTGGAGACGTTCACGTTTCCCGATCGGGGTACCGGCCGGCGAACGACCGTGGTCGGTATTACGGAGAAGCATCTCTCGCCGCCTCCATTCTTCGTCGAGATGGGCCATGATTTCCCTGCCGCCATCGACGCGGAGGCCCGCGCGTCCTTGGAGGAGGCGACGCTCGCGGCTCTCGACGCGGTGGGTTTCGATTTTGGGCCTGCCCATACGGAGCTTCGGCTTTCCGCACAAGGGCCCGTGGTGATCGAGATCAACCCGCGGCTTGCGGGCGGGATGATCCCGGAGCTCGTGCGCCTCGCCACGGGGATCGATCTTTTGAACGCGGTGTTGGAGCTTCCCTTCGGCCTGACGGACCTCCCGGCCGCCAGCCGAAACGATGTCGCGTCCATTCGCTTCATCACGTCGCGGGAGAGCGGCACGCTCGCGTCGGTTCGTGGCCTCGATCGGGCGCGCGAGTTCGACACCGTCTGCGAGGTCGCGGTGGAGAAGAAAACGGGCGCGCCCGTCCGGCCGGCGACGAGCGCGCTCGATCGACTTGGCTACGTGATCGGCCGCGGTGGGCAGCGTGCCCGGGTCGTCGCCGAGGTCGAGGAAGCCCTTCGCGGGATCGAGCTGGATCTGGGGCCGCGTTGA
- a CDS encoding M28 family peptidase → MNLARAAAAAMFAAAVWLGAGALSTPEPAGPTAPLESFSAARAFAHVEAIAREPHPMGSPAHEDVRSYLLEQLGALGLEVQTQESVAVASRSDGRSPVEMGRVRNVVARRRGNGKHGSRAILLAAHYDSERASFGAADDGYGVAALLETARAVAAGAALDRDVLFLFSDGEERSLLGAAAFMREHPWRHDVDAAFNFDARGNRGPVTMFQSSAASMDLVERYLRAAPHPVANSISEELYKLLDNDTDFTEVLAGGLPGLNFANFRGVDSYHDRGDRADAADQGTLQHHGETALAMVRAFAPVQDAAWRTRSAVYFNLGPLSLCMPSVWMLVLAVACAAGLARRNAITDLVAGAGWALGGAVLAPALLLGAFEWLLGRVLPDFSMRLAAHPVAEALYTTAGASLALGLALFTLQRMQRRWPRLAQGAAALWSVLAVVTAIALPKASYLVTIPLCGFVVASWLRERTGAWLLLHAALAIPGVMLASLHARLVVAALGSDVPAAALVGFGATFVLPWLGPWSERTSRVLLLGSGAALGGALLLLLGRVPHAGEGWRSYTVSIDAGSENARWVSIGAFDPSCGPEAPSWKRERLPELFPGRDIEIHSRDARAASVTRPTLDVLEDVRTAHRALRMHIGGTASGAAGIYIGRDFRVTRASLEGRPVPLTAKGDLAVRFWAPPPEGLDLELELETPSRATLRVVTDTPGVPAHDDFAAEAACFVGARTMVTTTFEL, encoded by the coding sequence TTGAACCTGGCGAGGGCGGCGGCGGCGGCGATGTTCGCGGCTGCCGTATGGCTCGGCGCGGGCGCGCTCTCGACACCGGAGCCAGCGGGGCCGACGGCACCGTTGGAGAGCTTTTCGGCGGCGCGAGCCTTCGCCCACGTCGAGGCCATCGCGCGGGAGCCGCATCCCATGGGCTCTCCGGCGCACGAGGATGTGCGGAGCTATTTGCTCGAGCAACTCGGTGCACTCGGTCTCGAGGTGCAGACGCAAGAAAGCGTCGCCGTGGCCTCTCGGTCCGATGGCCGCTCACCCGTCGAAATGGGGCGGGTGCGAAATGTCGTGGCACGCCGGAGGGGAAACGGGAAACACGGCTCGCGGGCCATTTTGCTCGCGGCGCATTACGATTCGGAGCGGGCGAGCTTTGGCGCTGCCGATGACGGCTACGGGGTGGCAGCGCTGCTGGAAACGGCGCGCGCCGTCGCGGCGGGTGCGGCGCTGGATCGCGATGTGCTGTTTCTCTTCAGCGACGGCGAGGAGCGCTCGCTGCTGGGCGCGGCCGCGTTCATGCGGGAGCATCCGTGGCGGCACGACGTGGACGCGGCGTTCAACTTCGACGCGCGGGGCAATCGGGGGCCGGTCACCATGTTTCAATCGAGTGCGGCGAGCATGGATCTCGTCGAGCGCTACCTGCGTGCGGCACCGCACCCCGTGGCCAACTCGATCAGCGAGGAGCTTTACAAGCTTCTCGACAATGATACCGACTTCACGGAGGTGCTCGCGGGCGGGTTGCCCGGGTTGAACTTTGCCAATTTCCGCGGGGTCGACAGCTACCACGATCGCGGAGATCGCGCCGACGCGGCCGACCAAGGGACCCTGCAGCACCACGGCGAAACCGCGCTGGCCATGGTACGTGCGTTCGCGCCGGTGCAGGATGCCGCGTGGCGTACGCGCAGCGCGGTGTACTTCAATCTTGGGCCGCTCTCACTTTGTATGCCGTCCGTGTGGATGCTCGTGCTCGCCGTCGCGTGCGCCGCGGGTCTGGCGCGGCGGAATGCGATCACGGATCTCGTCGCGGGTGCGGGTTGGGCTTTGGGCGGCGCGGTGCTCGCACCTGCGTTGCTGCTCGGCGCGTTCGAGTGGCTCCTCGGGCGCGTGCTTCCCGATTTTTCGATGCGCCTCGCCGCGCATCCGGTGGCCGAGGCGCTTTACACGACGGCGGGGGCGTCGTTGGCGCTCGGCCTAGCGCTGTTCACCCTGCAACGCATGCAGCGTCGCTGGCCTCGGCTCGCGCAGGGCGCTGCTGCGCTTTGGTCGGTGCTGGCAGTGGTGACGGCCATCGCGCTGCCGAAGGCGAGCTACCTGGTGACGATTCCGCTCTGCGGCTTCGTCGTGGCATCATGGCTTCGAGAACGCACCGGCGCATGGCTCCTGCTGCACGCTGCGCTGGCAATCCCCGGTGTGATGCTCGCATCGCTCCACGCGCGGCTGGTGGTGGCGGCACTCGGATCGGACGTTCCCGCAGCCGCGCTGGTGGGCTTTGGCGCGACGTTCGTCCTGCCGTGGCTCGGTCCGTGGAGCGAGCGCACGTCACGTGTGTTGCTCCTGGGCTCGGGCGCAGCGCTTGGCGGTGCACTGCTCTTGCTCCTGGGGCGTGTGCCGCATGCTGGAGAGGGATGGCGAAGCTACACGGTGAGCATCGACGCCGGCTCCGAGAACGCGCGCTGGGTGAGCATCGGCGCGTTCGATCCGTCCTGCGGCCCAGAAGCACCCAGTTGGAAGCGCGAGCGGCTGCCGGAGCTCTTTCCAGGTCGGGACATCGAGATCCACTCGAGAGACGCGCGTGCGGCGTCTGTCACCCGCCCCACGCTCGACGTTCTCGAGGACGTCCGCACGGCGCATCGAGCCCTTCGCATGCACATCGGTGGCACCGCCTCGGGCGCCGCCGGCATCTACATCGGCCGGGACTTTAGGGTAACGCGGGCCAGCCTCGAAGGCCGGCCGGTTCCCCTCACCGCGAAGGGCGATCTCGCAGTTCGCTTTTGGGCGCCGCCTCCCGAGGGCCTCGACCTGGAGCTCGAGCTCGAAACGCCATCCCGCGCGACCTTGCGCGTGGTCACCGATACGCCGGGCGTGCCGGCGCATGACGATTTCGCCGCGGAGGCCGCGTGCTTCGTCGGCGCACGAACGATGGTGACCACGACGTTCGAGCTCTAG
- a CDS encoding beta-lactamase family protein: protein MRTHAFFASLFVFLGVAAGCSQSISGPPATPLGHWQPSKLASDPRAKFERLVPELDKLFADDQRASHVPGMGVGIVLGGEIVYAKGFGLRDVERKRPFEADTPFPIASVTKSFTAMAILRLRDEGKLDLDVPAERYYPPLGRIARATRDSPAITLRMLLSHSSGMPEDNPWGDVTEHFTEQDMAKLLDGAAMSRAPGVAYEYSNLAWGVIGRIVERVSGMPLRDAIRRMVFEPLGMTHTDWSPSAFAKGTVAVGYRGRDRNEDMTASREIAPPAELGVLDSAGSIHTTVRDLLRYVSFHVSAWPARDDAESGPLRRSSVREMQQGVRASSSNEFVRVLTLRSPMPMARLQDGHLKADAGAYGFGLFSHRTCEEDFYVEHAGGLPGYITLMGMLPQKGFGMVVFLNDERAGTRVISRTMNRLREAGLLAAPRVEPLPAMAAVPGAVDQLMTNWNDARARDLLEPTFFRYQSIDAFRERFARLTREHGTCRLEGEPRFVNRMRGRWQVACERGSITFAAGLGPGSKPRVQALEMREDFPPSAALRRAGEASVEMLGRWDDNGAAALFAKDAELARVKKAFTQLAAVHGKCSIERAVESDGATHATFALTCADAPMELTVAVDPTGHATEVTGRPPRSEGAPNCAE, encoded by the coding sequence ATGCGTACCCACGCCTTCTTTGCTTCGCTTTTCGTGTTTCTCGGGGTAGCTGCGGGCTGCTCCCAATCCATTTCCGGTCCCCCGGCGACGCCGCTCGGACATTGGCAGCCCTCGAAGCTCGCGTCCGACCCTCGCGCGAAGTTCGAGCGGCTCGTGCCCGAGCTCGATAAGCTCTTTGCGGATGACCAGCGGGCCAGCCACGTTCCCGGGATGGGCGTGGGCATCGTCCTTGGCGGGGAGATCGTCTATGCCAAGGGCTTCGGGCTTCGCGATGTGGAGCGGAAACGCCCGTTCGAGGCCGATACACCATTTCCCATTGCGTCGGTCACGAAGTCGTTTACCGCCATGGCGATTCTCCGGCTGCGCGATGAAGGAAAGCTCGATCTCGATGTGCCGGCGGAGCGCTACTATCCGCCGCTGGGGCGGATTGCGCGCGCCACGCGGGATTCGCCGGCCATCACGTTGCGGATGTTGCTTTCGCACTCGAGCGGCATGCCCGAGGACAACCCCTGGGGCGACGTGACCGAGCACTTTACCGAGCAAGATATGGCGAAGCTTTTGGACGGCGCGGCCATGTCGCGCGCGCCCGGGGTGGCGTACGAATATTCGAATCTCGCCTGGGGGGTGATCGGTCGCATCGTCGAGCGCGTAAGCGGCATGCCCCTGCGCGATGCCATTCGACGGATGGTGTTCGAACCGCTCGGCATGACCCATACCGACTGGAGCCCGAGTGCGTTTGCAAAGGGCACGGTGGCGGTGGGCTACCGCGGGCGCGATCGCAACGAAGACATGACCGCGTCCCGGGAGATCGCACCGCCCGCGGAGCTCGGTGTGTTGGATTCGGCGGGCAGCATCCACACGACGGTGCGCGATCTGTTGCGCTATGTCTCGTTTCACGTCTCGGCGTGGCCCGCGCGTGATGACGCCGAGAGCGGTCCTCTCCGGCGTAGCAGTGTGCGGGAGATGCAACAGGGGGTACGGGCTTCGAGCTCGAATGAGTTCGTGCGGGTGCTGACGCTGCGTTCGCCGATGCCGATGGCACGTCTTCAGGACGGTCATCTGAAGGCCGACGCGGGGGCGTACGGGTTCGGTCTGTTCTCACATCGCACATGCGAGGAGGACTTCTACGTCGAGCACGCCGGCGGGCTTCCCGGGTACATCACGCTGATGGGCATGTTGCCGCAAAAGGGGTTTGGCATGGTCGTCTTCCTCAACGACGAGCGTGCCGGCACGCGCGTGATCTCGCGCACGATGAATCGGTTGCGGGAGGCGGGCCTTCTCGCCGCCCCGCGCGTCGAGCCCTTGCCCGCGATGGCCGCGGTGCCGGGTGCCGTCGACCAGCTCATGACGAACTGGAACGATGCACGTGCGCGCGACCTGCTCGAGCCGACGTTCTTTCGGTACCAGAGCATCGATGCATTCCGAGAGCGGTTCGCACGGCTCACGCGCGAACACGGCACGTGCCGGCTCGAAGGCGAGCCTCGATTCGTCAACCGCATGCGAGGTCGATGGCAGGTTGCGTGCGAACGGGGATCGATCACCTTTGCGGCCGGGCTCGGACCGGGATCGAAGCCGCGCGTGCAGGCTCTCGAGATGCGCGAGGACTTTCCGCCGAGCGCTGCGCTCCGCCGGGCAGGGGAGGCAAGCGTCGAGATGCTCGGGCGCTGGGATGACAATGGCGCCGCGGCACTGTTCGCGAAGGATGCGGAGCTTGCGCGTGTCAAAAAGGCGTTCACGCAATTGGCGGCTGTTCACGGTAAATGCAGCATCGAGCGCGCCGTCGAGAGCGACGGCGCCACGCACGCGACGTTCGCGCTTACGTGCGCGGATGCGCCCATGGAGTTGACGGTGGCCGTCGACCCGACGGGTCATGCAACGGAGGTGACGGGCCGTCCTCCGCGCTCGGAGGGCGCGCCGAACTGCGCCGAGTAA